Proteins encoded by one window of Pelecanus crispus isolate bPelCri1 chromosome 8, bPelCri1.pri, whole genome shotgun sequence:
- the RANBP10 gene encoding ran-binding protein 10 isoform X3, with translation MREWRAKIQSTIKRFPIGDRLGEWQAMLQNMVSSYLVHHGYCSTATAFARVTDTTVQEEQTSIKNRQRIQKLVLAGRVGEAIEATQQLYPGLLEHNPNLLFMLKCRQFVEMVNGTDSEVRCFSARSPRSQDSYPGSPSLSPRHGSSNSHVHSTGADSPTCSNGVMSTKSKQSHSKYPTLSSSSSSSSSSSPSSVNYSESNSTDSTKSQQHSSTSNQETSDSEMEMEAEHYPNGVLENSSTRIMNGTYKHEEILQTDESSMEDSCPQRQLCGGNHAATERMIQFGRELQMLSEQLCREYGKNTMHKKMLQDAFSLLAYSDPWNCPVGQQLDPIQREPVCAALNSAILESQNLPKQPPLMLALGQASECLRLMARVGLGSCSFARVDDYLH, from the exons tATGGTTTCATCATATTTGGTTCATCATGGGTACTGTTCAACAGcaactgcctttgccagagTCACAGACACCACAGTCCAGGAAGAACAGACCTCAATAAAGAATAGACAAA gaaTACAGAAGCTAGTACTAGCAGGCAGAGTGGGAGAGGCTATAGAAGCCACCCAGCAACTCTATCCTGGTCTCCTAGAACATAACCCCAACCTGCTCTTCATGCTAAA GTGTCGGCAGTTTGTGGAGATGGTGAATGGGACAGACAGTGAAGTACGTTGTTTCAGTGCCCGCAGCCCCAGATCCCAGGACAGTTACCCTGGGTCCCCCAGCTTAAGTCCTAGGCATGGATCAAGCAACTCACACGTTCATAGTACTG GAGCAGATAGTCCAACCTGTAGCAATGGAGTCATGtccacaaaaagcaaacagagtCACAGTAAATACCCAACACTGAgttcatcatcttcatcctcttcctcctcctccccctcatcTGTGAACTACTCTGAGTCCAATTCTACAGATTCTACCAAATCTCAGCAGCACAGTAGTACGAGTAATCAAGAAACCAg TGACAGTGAGATGGAAATGGAGGCTGAGCATTACCCCAATGGAGTCCTGGAAAATTCATCCACCAGGATAATGAATGGCACCTACAAACATGAAGAGATCCTGCAGACGGATGAATCCAGCATGG AAGACAGCTGCCCCCAGAGGCAGCTCTGTGGAGGGAACCATGCTGCCACGGAGCGAATGATCCAGTTTGGACGGGAGCTGCAGATGCTGAgtgagcagctttgcagagaataTGGGAAGAACACAATGCACAAAAAGATGCTTCAG GACGCATTTAGCTTGTTAGCTTACTCAGACCCTTGGAACTGCCCCGTTGGTCAACAGCTGGACCCAATCCAGAGGGAACCTGTGTGTGCTGCTCTTAATAGTGCTATATTGG AATCTCAGAACCTGCCAAAGCAGCCCCCGCTGATGCTTGCCCTGGGCCAGGCCTCGGAGTGTTTGCGGCTCATGGCTCGTGTGGGCTTGGGCTCCTGCTCCTTTGCCAGAGTAGACGACTATTTGCACTAG